Proteins co-encoded in one Ananas comosus cultivar F153 linkage group 15, ASM154086v1, whole genome shotgun sequence genomic window:
- the LOC109721204 gene encoding transcription factor bHLH94-like, producing the protein MALEAVVFPQDIFGYNCKELYTNMGGIWGNDLANMVVVEEMEMSECEMGGWVGENWNPSSSSLVQNLDEWEINSSSAEVWGVAVEAEGEEAMKAVDGRRKRRRTRSVKNMEEVESQRMTHIAVERNRRRQMNEYLAILRSLMPPSYVQRGDQASIVGGAINYVKELEQLLQSLEVQKRLKQVQTDSTSLASPFANFFAFPQYSSFSGRGGGGGSNSGTVTDNQSAVADIEVTVVESHVNLKVLSKRQPKQLLKMVAGLQNLRFIPLHLNVTTVDDMVLYSFSLKVADDCHFTSVDEIATTVYQMIGRIEEDAKFSK; encoded by the exons atggcatTAGAAGCCGTGGTGTTCCCACAAGACATATTTGGTTACAATTGTAAGGAATTATACACCAATATGGGAGGAATATGGGGCAATGACTTAGCCAAtatggtggtggtggaggagatggAAATGTCAGAATGTGAGATGGGTGGTTGGGTTGGTGAGAACTGGAacccttcatcttcttctcttgtGCAAAATCTAGATGAGTGGGAGATTAACTCCTCGTCGGCTGAAGTTTGGGGCGtggcggtggaggcggagggggaggaggctATGAAGGCTGTGGATGGACGGAGGAAGAGGCGGCGGACGAGGAGTGTTAAGAATATGGAGGAGGTGGAGAGCCAGAGGATGACCCACATTGCTGTCGAGCGCAACCGCCGTCGGCAAATGAACGAGTACCTGGCCATTCTCCGGTCACTTATGCCCCCCTCCTATGTCCAGAGG GGTGATCAAGCATCAATTGTCGGTGGCGCGATAAATTACGTGAAGGAGCTCGAGCAACTTCTCCAGTCCCTCGAAGTCCAAAAGAGGCTAAAGCAAGTGCAGACTGATTCGACCAGTCTCGCTTCTCCCTTCGCCAACTTCTTTGCCTTTCCCCAGTACTCGAGCTTCTCTggcagaggcggcggcggcggcagcaacaGCGGAACGGTTACTGACAACCAATCAGCAGTAGCTGACATTGAGGTGACGGTGGTCGAGAGCCATGTCAATCTCAAGGTTCTGTCGAAGCGGCAGCCAAAACAGCTTCTGAAGATGGTGGCAGGGTTGCAAAATCTCCGGTTCATACCGCTGCATCTGAATGTGACCACTGTGGATGACATGGTTCTCTACTCATTTAGCCTTAAG GTAGCGGATGATTGCCATTTTACTTCTGTGGATGAGATTGCAACAACTGTGTATCAGATGATAGGGAGGATTGAAGAGGACGCTAAgtttagtaaataa
- the LOC109721203 gene encoding E3 ubiquitin-protein ligase RING1-like has product MAPYPRLLYPWPSNATECSSDCSPSCAFYGLCSSPPHSSHPPPPLPPPPSPPPPPPHPHHPATSNTTTHRHHRLLSLSLSLSVSAASFSALFLLLLACCVASRLLRGRRRRSAAAAAGEGDGDFYEADHHVWYIRTVGLDEPTIEAIAAWTYKAGDAGPLGRAARECAVCLGEFRDGELLRLLPKCAHAFHLPCIDTWLRAHVNCPLCRAPIVAPPTAIDAAPPPPPSSSSPLPSSLSPLIELTNREEPDLGSSALIEIAQIDVGQIGNGEVENNGVIAPVSFSSSSSSSSSLGSSQVRLQLLHRSRSMDWSSHTSLIVPVELEEKSVEESKQHKLEEEYGSKSRGKQGSASKGVSRLQKSPLDVECIKMERSLSSSSSSRLLLSRHGRARSSVLPL; this is encoded by the coding sequence ATGGCGCCGTATCCTCGGCTGCTCTATCCATGGCCGAGCAATGCCACGGAGTGCTCATCCGACTGCTCGCCCTCGTGCGCTTTCTATGGTCTCTGCTCCTCTCCTCCCCACTCCTCTcaccctccccctcctcttcctcctcctccttctcctcctcctcctcctcctcatcctcacCACCCCGCCACCTCCAACACCACCACCCACCGCCACCAtcgcctcctctccctctccctctccctctccgtctccgccgcctccttctccgccctcttcctcctcctcctcgcctgcTGCGTCGCCTCCCGCCTCCTCCGCGGGCGACGCCGCcgatccgccgccgccgccgccggagaaggAGACGGCGATTTCTACGAGGCGGACCACCACGTGTGGTACATACGCACCGTGGGGCTCGACGAGCCCACGATCGAGGCCATCGCCGCGTGGACCTACAAGGCCGGGGACGCCGGGCCCCTCGGCCGCGCCGCCCGGGAGTGCGCCGTGTGCCTCGGCGAGTTCCGGGACGGggagctcctccgcctcctccccaAGTGCGCCCACGCGTTCCACCTCCCCTGCATCGACACCTGGCTCCGCGCACACGTCAATTGCCCCCTATGCCGCGCCCCGATCGTCGCCCCGCCCACCGCCATTGATGCGgcgcctcctccccctccttcgTCTTCGTCGCCCTTGCCCTCTTCGTTGTCTCCTCTGATTGAGCTGACCAATCGGGAGGAGCCCGATTTGGGCTCTTCTGCCCTAATAGAGATTGCCCAAATCGATGTAGGCCAAATAGGGAATGGGGAGGTCGAAAACAACGGAGTAATCGCACCAGtgtccttctcttcttcttcttcttcttcttcttccctggGTAGTTCTCAAGTGAGGCTCCAACTGCTTCACCGATCGAGGTCTATGGACTGGTCGTCACATACTTCTCTCATTGTCCCGGTGGAGTTGGAGGAGAAAAGTGTAGAGGAGAGTAAACAACATAAGCTCGAAGAGGAGTATGGTTCTAAGAGCAGGGGAAAACAAGGAAGTGCTTCAAAGGGAGTTTCCCGGCTGCAGAAGAGTCCTCTAGATGTGGAATGTATTAAGATGGAAAGGTCTCTGTCAAGTAGTAGCAGTTCAAGGCTGCTTTTGTCGCGGCACGGACGGGCACGGAGCTCAGTTCTACCATTGTGA